A region of Oncorhynchus masou masou isolate Uvic2021 chromosome 29, UVic_Omas_1.1, whole genome shotgun sequence DNA encodes the following proteins:
- the LOC135520109 gene encoding ras-related GTP-binding protein C-like, which yields MSIQYEVEPLADSYGVADSFPKDFGYGEEGTDIEDSPTPSDSKPRILLMGLRRSGKSSIQKVVFHKMSPNETLFLESTNKIYKDDISSSSFVNFQIWDFPGQVDFFDPTFDYEMIFRGTGALIFVIDAQDDYVEALGRLHLTVSRAYRVNPEINFEVFIHKVDGLSDDHKIETQRDIHQRANDDLADASLEKLHLSFYLTSIYDHSIFEAFSKVVQKLIPQLPTLENLLNIFISNSGIEKAFLFDVVSKIYIATDSSPVDMQSYELCCDMIDVVIDVSCIYGLKENGSGSAYDKESMAIIKLNNTTVLYLKEVTKFLALVCILREESFERKGLIDYNFHCFRKAIHEVFEVGVSTPWTGSQAAGTPCTKAVTLNGMPRSTV from the exons ATGTCGATTCAGTACGAAGTGGAACCGCTGGCAGACAGCTACGGGGTAGCGGACTCGTTTCCCAAAGATTTTGGCTATGGAGAAGAGGGGACCGACATCGAGGATAGCCCAACTCCATCTGACAGCAAACCTAGAATTCTGTTGATGGGTTTACGAAGAAGTGGCAAGTCGTCAATACAGAAG GTGGTATTCCACAAAATGTCTCCCAACGAGACGTTGTTCCTGGAGAGCACCAACAAGATCTACAAGGACGACATCTCCAGTAGCTCGTTTGTCAACTTCCAGATCTGGGACTTCCCGGGTCAAGTGGACTTCTTCGACCCCACCTTTGACTACGAGATGATTTTCAGAGGCACGGGGGCTTTGATATTCGTCATTGACGCACAG GATGACTATGTGGAGGCGTTGGGCAGACTCCACCTCACCGTGTCGCGGGCCTACAGGGTCAACCCTGAGATTAACTTTGAGGTGTTCATCCACAAAGTGGACGGCCTCTCCGACGACCACAAGATCGAGACCCAGAGGGACATCCACCAGAGAGCCAACGACGACCTGGCAGATGCCAGCTTAGAGAAGCTTCACCTCAG TTTCTATTTGACAAGTATCTATGACCACTCAATATTCGAGGCCTTCAGTAAAGTGGTCCAGAAGCTTATCCCACAGCTGCCAACACTGGAAAACCTTCTAAACATCTTTATATCT AACTCGGGCATAGAGAAGGCCTTTCTGTTTGACGTGGTCAGTAAGATCTACATCGCCACAGACAGTAGTCCGGTGGACATGCAGTCTTATGAGCTGTGCTGCGACATGATCGACGTGGTTATAGATGTCTCCTGCATCTATGG TCTGAAGGAGAACGGCAGTGGTAGTGCCTACGACAAGGAGTCCATGGCCATCATCAAGCTGAACAACACCACAGTCCTCTACCTGAAAGAGGTCACCAAGTTCCTGGCGTTGGTCTGCATCCTCCGGGAGGAGAGCTTTGAGCGCAAAG GCTTGATAGACTACAACTTCCACTGTTTCCGGAAGGCCATCCACGAGGTGTTTGAGGTGGGCGTTTCCACACCGTGGACGGGCTCCCAGGCGGCCGGCACGCCCTGCACCAAGGCTGTGACACTCAACGGCATGCCCCGGAGCACTGtctaa
- the LOC135520112 gene encoding c-Myc-binding protein-like: protein MAHYRASESKREQFRRYLEKAGVLDSLTSVLVALYEETEKPNNALDFLKQHLGVAGQESADTEALQQELRDMRQRCELLAEENKDLKDRLQRYEPAQEDGAAE from the exons ATGGCACACTACAGA GCTTCAGAATCCAAACGAGAGCAGTTTCGGAGATACCTGGAGAAGGCTGGTGTCCTTGACAGCCTCACCAGTG TGCTGGTGGCATTGTATGAAGAGACGGAGAAACCCAACAATGCACTTGA TTTCCTCAAGCAGCACTTGGGTGTGGCTGGCCAGGAGTCTGCAGACACTGAGGCACTCCAGCAGGAGCTAAGAGACATGAGGCAGAGGTGTGAGCTGCTGGCCGAGGAGAACAAAGACCTCAAGGACAGG CTTCAACGCTATGAGCCTGCGCAAGAGGATGGAGCTGCCGAATAA